ATAAATATGGACTCATATCAGTATTCCTTGATCACATCCctattacaattaaatattcaattttcttaTACTTATTTTCATGAAGTAGTTGTACAATTTTCCGAAAAAAATAGATCATTATGAGTTAGGGAAATTTTCAAAGCGCTACCTATGTTATTAAAGCCATTTATCACCTCCAATCTTAATATTTGGTTAGAAGTCTTTGACTTGACCCACAACATGGGAGAGAGAAGATTCCTTTGAGAAtatttagtacattattattattattattattattattattattattattattattattattattattattattattattattattattattatcagcaaaacataatttgcaattacgattattatcatctttatgactattgtaattcaagaggttaATATATATTGCTTTCGGCTTTACATTAAAACTAATTTACGTTGCTAATTTCCTAGGACAGAATATCAGATTTGATCTTTGCCTTTTGAGCTTTAATAGAATTTAAGAAAGGAATCTTAATTTAAAGGTTACACAATACTTTCATATTTGATGTTTATTACTGGACCGATTTCCTAATCAAATACTTTCCATCTTCTAGTGTAAGTATCTAAATTTCCAGGTACGTATACGTATATGCCATGAAGCCCAAAGACTTCAAAAcccaaatataaataatttgaaagtttgttcattttgaaaGGTAGTCTACAGACCGGTCCAATGAGAATACACAGACCTTTACAAAAGGACATGCGAACTTTCTGGAAAGTTTTAATACCTTGTGggtcattatatataatataacagaCATTCCATATTTTAAAATAAAGAACTTCagaaaataatataattctattttataaTAATGGACTTTATTGGCCTTTATAAGaagtactatttatatatataaaaaaaatttgcacACACAAATTTAAACATACACTGAAAGCTAAAAACTATTTTCTATTCCATTCATACAAATATATCAGTAATCTTTGACTTATATATgctcaatattattttttatatccccCAATTATTTTCTCTCTGTCTATATCCACAAATTTTACAACTtttgtgataataaaaaaaaaaatagaaattataagtCATGTGATAAAGTTTATTCCTTTCTAACCTTGTCAATCTTCTACGTAGGCAATCGATTTAAAATTCTATGCACATATTAGTGTCCATGACAGTAGAGATTGGTTAATCCCATGTAGCAAcaattgggggaaaaaaaaaactagcttgtcTGCCAACGCCTGCCTCCACTTACCTTGCCTGGCAGTATATATAATGGGCATCTGAGCAGGATAACTTCACAGACTCGCTTCGAGACTTCATTCGGTCAACATGGTATCTAAGGTATTCCTGGtgtgattttatttgtttaaagaACAGATAagtctattttgtatataaatcgaTTGTTTGTTAATATACATTTCGATATTTTTGCcgttgaaaaaaattatacaagtaCCACAGAATTTGTTCTTTAACTTTTAAGTGTTTTTATTGGTTGCACTATATGCGaaaacaataaatgataaattcctaagatacacacacacatatatatatatacacacacacacacacacacatatatatatatatatatatatatatatatatatatatatatatatatatatatatcatatatatatatatatatatgtatatatatatatatatatatatatatatatatatatatatatatatatatatatacatatacatatataattcttcCTACTGATATCATTTGGTTTTTAGAATAAAGATAACATCAACTACATGATATCCGTTTCAAAATGTGTCTTTTTAGCTTGACGTTTTAAATCGTCTTATGATGTAATTACATTTCCAGGTTATCTTGGTTGTGTTGGGTTTGGCAGCCCTGGCTGCAGCTGACGACAGCTTCGAAAGATACAGATATGCTGCACCAAGAGTGAGTACTATTCTATTTCAAACTACTGAAAATTGTAGTAAATAAATTTACCTGATATAGATACcgttttaatattgaaaatgtaactGATGTTAAAGTAATATAAAAATCCTTTCATGAGAATGCTGTAAccaatgacacttttttttttccttttatatgacAGCTTTCCTCCGCCTCTCGGGAATCCTTCGAATCCTTCGAGTCCGGTGAAGCCAAATACAACTTCAACTGGGCTGTCAGCGACGACTCCTCCAGCAACGAATTCggacaccaggaagcccgtgatggagacaacactcagggatcctactacgtccagCTCCCCGACGGTCGCCTCCAGAAGGTGTCCTTCCACGTAGATGGCGACGATGGATACATCGCTGAAGTCACCTACTCCGGTGAGGCTCAGTTCCCCGACTCCAGCTCCGCCTCTTTCGAGTCTCGTGAGGCTCCCAGGAGGACCTACTATGCTCCCGACTCCAACGAATCAAAGTAAATCTTGGAAGTTGATCTGTGAGGGTCTACTACAAAAACGAAGGAAATATTTGTACCAGTGTTTTCagtatttataattaatttatataaataaatcatgattaaAGCATGTCTTTAACTATCCACTTTAGTTTCTatgtatgtaattaaagaaataattaatagatTACAATAGCTTTACCTCCAGTTCTATTATTGCTAACTATCTATTGATCTGATACACATGACTCGTAATGTTAATTTAGTATAATGGTCTATTATAAAAATCCCGGCCTACTATTTTTCGCAGTTATTCCAAATGGATTTTTAGAATTCATTTAATTATGTAATGGTTACGCTTAGCAATGAATTTCTATAATTTCAGTAGTTGAAAATAAACTAAGGGAAGATGAAATAAACCTTTGTAATAATATTACATATTTCAAAATGAATTGAGATTAGAGTTTAAGGAATACTAGTTATATAAGTATTTCATATACAAGCAATAGATAgatttctatataaattttaatatagaCTCTAAATAGTTCATAACTGTTATTTCATTCTTCATACTTGGATTatcataaaagattttatcataagtattattagGAGTAGTAACAATAGTTGcagtataaatatattcaataatgacCCATAAAATTTCTTATTGTATCATTTTTATCAGGAATGTTTCTATCAGAAATTAGTTACATCTAAGAATAATTTTCTTTACCTTGGGGTCGTTAGAGCATACACTGAAGGACTGATAAATTAGACACTTAATAAAAAGGCTCTATTGGACCAATAAATCCAATCTAAATTCGAGTAAATTACAGAAACCAGAATATGAAGATATTTTCAATTCATGTGTCCTTTTAAGAATTGTTCGTCCAATGATAAACCTTATTACTTATTCGGGTGTTACACAGAATAGAATAAAGCGAGGAAGTTAAATCCCGAAATTCTAGAGATACAACATCTTTATCTCACACTGACCTTGAAGTCTTGGCCTCAAAGATTATATCAAGTGATATAATCAAGTATCTTTTGAACGCTATTGCTTGCATGCTGATTAAACCGATGTGCTACACCAGAGAAACAAATATTCATCCTTCATtactttttattcaaattttttatagATGAATAGTATGTCAAATTTTGtcatggcctattggtaacgtctctgcctgatgatcgatagactggggtttgagtctcgctcaaactcgtaaatttctttggtcgctgcaacctcacctttcttgtgagttaaggatgggagtttgAGGGGGCctgtaggcctacctgctgagcctccctggtcctatcttgggtggagatggggcttgggcgctaatcatatgaatatattttcagtctctagggcattgtcctgcttgctgtggcaatgtcactgttccctgcctctgccattcataagtgacctttaaacctttaaacatgacagagcaagtgaaataatttttatgaaaaaggGTAATTCTGAATTACAAAGTCAAGCAGATCAGGATTTTCTTATTTTGAAGTCTATAACTAGCATGCACAGAATATAAATATGTCCTATTATCCAGCAATATCAAAGCCTGATACCTACTTAATTTAGTGAAGTTACCCATATTGCTGTTTCTAACCATATATTTGTTCACTACTTTCATTGGGAAGCAGATGCAGCCAAGCATACCCAAATCTCCTTATTAACTAACACCATACAACTTACCGATAAATTAAAAATCCTTACTCTAACTTAGGAAGTAATGTTTGAAACAACTTATCTCATTTACACAATAAAGCAAagtttcatttcatgaaatgttaTCTACATCTGGCATATCTCTTAAGGTATGCTTACCTCCAAAAGATATCCAAGTCAAGTTAATTTTTACTTATTGCTCTAGTATTAGCAAAAGGCATATAACTTTTGATTGGGTCTTTTAAATCATATGATTAGGGATTATAATACCTAGATGAAGGAATACAAATGTAAACGAATCTGTTAACTTTTGAAACATTGACACTACAGATGTACCACAGCTATCGAAAACATTCACTTTACCTTTGTCTTTTGTACATTTAAAAAACAGATCACAAACAGTATTCATATTTCCTATGGAGGCTTACAAACCCACCTTACACCAAAAATCGATATTTCCAACATATCTTTAGTCTAAATAAAGGATGTTAGATTTCTCTTAAAAGTTCACACAAGTTCTGACACTTTTTTTATACCCTTTTTGGAGGGCTAAATGACTAAGGCACATCTAATTGTCAATTTTATTTTAGAATATCTTCAAACATAATCACATACCCTGCATACTTTTATTGCCTCTATCTCTCGCCACTTTATTgcaaattctttatatataattgaataaatgtTCTTTCTTCAGAGCGTTGTGCGActctttaatgtattaaaaaaccCTACCAGGTGTGTTGTTTGTAAACTCTGTACATCGAATAGTATAATAATGACAGAGAACTTACGAAATTACTGTACCTATAATATATACCTAAACATGTTTTTCATTACCAAGAAATTCAtgtttatagttataataattctaatattattgaCAATTCAAGAGATGATTATTAGAAGGTCTTCAATTTTTCATGTTGGGGCAGCAACTTTTATGAAATGAGCTACCGAGAGGTGTCACCTCTAAAACT
Above is a window of Palaemon carinicauda isolate YSFRI2023 chromosome 30, ASM3689809v2, whole genome shotgun sequence DNA encoding:
- the LOC137623467 gene encoding cuticle protein 19-like translates to HFQVILVVLGLAALAAADDSFERYRYAAPRLSSASRESFESFESGEAKYNFNWAVSDDSSSNEFGHQEARDGDNTQGSYYVQLPDGRLQKVSFHVDGDDGYIAEVTYSGEAQFPDSSSASFESREAPRRTYYAPDSNESK